A segment of the Candidatus Bathyarchaeia archaeon genome:
TATCCGACCCGAGCATGGCGACGTTCTCGTAGTCCAGCTCCGATAGTTGCCCCTCCGAATCCTCGACCACGTTGCCGCATGTCATATTGCAATGGGGGCAGCCCCTTTGGGAGACCTTGATCGCCTCCATCGCGTCGCCGTTTATCCCATCGGCCCCATCGAAGGCACCCTCCTTGAAGTTCATCGTCGGGAGAACGCCGTTTGCTTGGCTCCAGGCCAAGGTCGCCATAGTGCCTTGGCGCTTCCAAAACCCGTAATTGGGCTTCTCCAAGATCTCCCTATAGGCTTGACCCCCGAGCTCCTTGAGCCCCTTCGGATCCGCCAAGGGCACCTCCTTCGAGCCCTTTATGACCACGGCCTTGAGGTTCTTCGAACCCATCACAGCCCCCATCCCGGCCCTCCCGCCGGATCGCCCCTCTTGGGAGGCGATTATGGCATAGGCGACTAGGTTCTCGCCGGCCGGGCCTATCGTTAGGATCCCAGAATCCCCGCCGTACCTCTCCCTCAGCCTCCGCTCGGCCTCGAAGGTCCCGAGGCCCCATAGGTCCTCTGCGCTCAGGGCTTCCGCCCCCCCGTCCCTCACGAGCAAATAGCTCGGCCTTTCCGCCCTCCCGGAGATGATTATAGCATCGAGGCCGGCCCTGCGCATTTGGACAGATGCCATCGTCCCAATGCTCCCATCGCCGTAACCGCTCGTCAACGGGCTCTTCGCGGCCACGACGAGCTTCCCGCTGCTCGGGATCGGCAGGCCCGTCAGCGGGCCGACCGCGAGCACCAGCTCGTTCGCGGGGGAAAGGGGATCGATCCCCGGGGCCAGATCATCCCAGAGGATCTTGGCAGCGAAGCCCCTTCCGCCCAAGAACTTGAGGGCCATTTCCTCATCGAGCCTTTCCAGGGAGGACTTCCCCTTGGTCAAATCCACCCTGAGTATGGAGCCGCTCCAACCGTACAACGCGAATCCATTGGCTTGAGGGCTGGGCCCTTTTAGGCTTTATTAACGGTCTCGAACTATCCCCATGGGGGGCGCGATCCGCCCGCTAAAGGCTTGTCGAAGGACCAGCAGCGAATCCCCGGCCATCCGCGATCGCCCCCGCTCCCCTCCTCGCCCTTAAAAGCCGTCGGCCCGCGCTCGCCGAGGGCCCAATTCCCATAAAGTATTTATATAATGGCGTTATCCATGGCCCGGCCATGTCCCTGACAAGGGAAAAGGTCGAGGAGGCCTTGGAGGAGATAAGGCCCCGAATACAGGCGGATGGAGGGAATATCGAGCTCGTCGACGTCGAGGACGGCGTGGTAAAGGTGAGGCTGGTAGGGGCCTGCGCCGGTTGCCCGATGTCGCAACTGACGCTTCAATTCGGAGTCGCTAGGTTCCTGAAGAGCAAGATCCCGGAGATAAAGAGGGTCGAGGCCGTATAGGGCCAAGGGCCATCCCCCTTCGGGATCAGGTTTAATATCCCCCCATGACCATTGGGGGGCGATGGCCCGCGACCTCCTATGGGGCCTTATGGCCCGGGAATCCCAATGCAAGCTCTGCGGCCGAAGGGCCAAGGATATCTCCGGATTTTTGGGGATCTGCGGCGATTGCGCCAAGGAGGGGACCGAGGAGGCTCTTCGGATCGCCCTTGATGCCCACGCCCGATCTAGGGCTAGGTTCGGCCTGCCACCGAGGCCGCCCAAGAACCCCTCAGGCCTAAGGTGCGGCTGGTGCGGCAACGATTGCAGGATCGGCGAAGGGGAGAGGGGCTTCTGCGGGCTGGTTGAAAATATGGAGGGGAGGCTGATCAGGATCGCTGGGACGCCCGAGGTGGGCATCGCAAGCGCATACTTGGATCCGCATCCAACCAATTGCGTCGCGGCTTGGGCCTGCGCCGGTGGGAGCGGGGCCGGATATCCGAAATATTCCTTGGCGAGGGGTCCTGAGTACGGCTTTTATAACCTAGCGGTCTTCTACGGCGCTTGCTCCTACGATTGCCTCTATTGCCAAAACTGGCACTTCAGGGGGATGATATCCAAGGGGGAGCGGATGAGCTCCGAGGAGCTGGCCTCGATGGCGAGCCCTAGGGTTACCTGCATATGCTTCTTCGGCGGCGACCCGATCCCCCAGATCCACCACGCCATAGAGGCCGCTAGGATCGCGAGGCGCCGGAGGGATGGGATATTGAGGGTTTGCTTGGAGACGAATGGGAACATGGCCCAGAGCTGGCTTGATGAGATAGCCCGGATAAGCTGGGAATCGGGGGGAGGGATAAAGTTCGATTTGAAATGTTATAACGAGAGCCTCCACATAGCCCTCACGGGCGTTAGCAATAGGCAAGCCCTTGAGAACATTAGGAGGCTATCGAAGCTCCATGGGGATAGGCCGGAGGTCCCATTCATAAGGGCGAGTACGTTGCTGGTCCCGGGATATGTGGATGAGGAAGAAGTCAAGGCGATAGCGGAATATTTGGCGAGCATTGATCCCACGATCCCCTATTCCCTGCTGGCCTATTCCCCCCAATTCGAGATGGACGATCTGCCGCTTACATCCGCTAGGCTGGCGGAGGCCTGCAAAAGGGCGGCCGAAGAAGCGGGGCTGGAGAGGGTCAATATAGGGAATCGATTCCTCCTAGCGCATTGATCCCCCAAATCGTTCGGCGGATGGCTCAAACCATTAAAGATCCTTGAAGAGCGTTGATTTCGGCGATCGCCTTGGATGGCGGCGGGTCCGATCGAGGCCATGGCCTTGAGCGATTGAGGGCATTCCTAAGGATGATCAGGCCCATCAACTGCCTAATGACGGGCCTCGCGGTCCTCGTCGGGGCCCTTATAGCCTTGGCGATCCCAGGGCCCGGGGGCGTTGCCCACCGGCTCCCCTTGGGCTTTTCGACTGGCTTCCTGCTGACCGGGGCCTCGATGGCCATTAACGATTATTACGACAGGCACATCGATGCCATAAACGAGCCAGATCGCCCCATACCGAGCGGACTCATCAAGCCTTGGGAGGCCCTCGCCTTAACGGCGGCGCTGGCGGCGCTCGGGCTCTTGGCCGCCCATTTGACGAGCCCGGAATGCTTCGCGATAGCGCTCGCATCGCTGGCGACATCGCTCCTCTATTCCACTAGGGGGAAGAGGACCGGGCTGATCGGAAACCTTATGGTAAGCGCTTGCGTCGCCATCCCGTTCATATACGGGGGCTTCGTGGCCGGCCGCGGCTTGGAGCCCCTCTTGGTGATATTCGCCTCGATGGCATTCCTTTCGAACGCCGGCAGGGAGGTTACGAAAGGGATAGCGGATGCGGAGGGCGATAGGGCGAGGGGCATCAGGACGATCGCGGTAGCGATGGGGAGCCGAACGGCCGCCGAGCTAGCCCTAGCCCTCTTCTCGTTGGCGATTGCCTTGAGCGCCATTCCGCCCATCTTCGGACTGGTCTCGGCTTGGTACGTGCCACCCGTCATAATCGCTGATCTGGGGTTCCTTAGCTCCGCGTTAAGGGTCCTCCGGAACCCGAGCAGGCCGGAGGCCCTTAAGGCCAAGAGATCGGCTTTGCTTTGGATGGCCTTGGGCATGGTGGCCTTCTTGGCCGGCTCATTGACCCGATGAGGCCCTTTAGGCCATTTGGTAGCCAGCGCCATCAAAGCGCGCTTCGGCCCCAGATCCTCTCGAACTCTTCCTCGTAAAGGGCCGCGACTTGGGAACTCCTTATGACGATCATGTTCTCATTGTTATGGGCCTCCGCGCTAGCGGTCCAATTGAAGCTACCCGTTATAACGATCAAACCATCTATGATTGCCACCTTATTATGCATCAGGGCCGGGTTTGTATCAAGTCTGACTGGGACGCCGGCCCCTTTTAGCTTCCCATATTCGCTCCCCCTTTGCCCCGCCTCATCCCTCTCCATAACTATTCGTACGTCGAGGCCGCGCTTATGGGCGGCGATCAGAGCATCACCTACGCTGTCCAAGGTGAAGGAGTAGATGAGGACGTGGATTGAGGAGTTGGCCCTGCTCAGCCAATATAGGAGGCGGGCCTCACAACCGCCCTTGGGCGAGAAATGGACCTCATAGCTCGGCGCCTCGATGAGCGCGATCGTTTTGAGCCTCGTCTCGGTCCTCAGGGCGGTCAGGGTGATTGTTCGAACCTCCGTAACGGTGATCGTCTGAGCGGTTGGCGCGGATCTTTGGATTTGGGCGACCAGGACCACGATCAGGAGCAGGATTACCACTATGGCGATGGCTCCGATGATCCACCTCCTAGACATGGGGCGAAAATTATTTCATGGCCCTTAAAAATTCCGATGGCCCGAGGCCGGTATGGAAGGACTCGGGATTCGGCCCCTCCGCCCTCCGGGACCAGCTCATGCGCCCTCCGATCTTATCCAATCCCATATCTCCAAGGCTGCCCGCCCCGCATCAGGCCGGGAGTATATACCCCTGCCGACGATGGCGTAGGCCGGATGCCCCCTCAGGATCGAGAAGGCCCTTGCTACATCCCCCCCTTGTCCAACCCCGACGCCGGGGAAGAGGAACTTCGGGCGCGCCACGGCTCCGCTTAGGAGGTCGCGATACCTCTCCATGGACGCCGGCCTATTGCCGGGCAGGATGAAATATTCGACCCCCATGGCCGCTGCATCGAGGTAGATCCTCTCGGGCCCCCGATCCTCGATGTACCCGCCCTCGCTGGACAAATATCCCTTGTGGGTCATCTCGCCGCCCACCATTGGGATCAATCCCTCCTCCGCGCATGCCTTAACGGAGGCCTTTAGGGTTTCGATGCCCGCCTGCGGGAATATTATGACGGAATCGATGCCCGAATCCCTGAGGGCTCCGAGCAATCGGCCGCAAACCTCGGGTATATCGGTGCCGAACTTTTGATGATCATATATTATCGGAAGATCGGATCGCTTGCGTATGATGCCTGCGGCCCTCCCGATGCCATATCTGAGCGCCAAGCCCGCCCCGATCTTATAGCCTTGGATCGGCTCCAGATCCCGGGTGGCATCGACCAGCCTCTCCAAAAGCCCTAGATCGTCGACATCGCAGGCCACCACAAGGCCCTTGTTCAGGCGGAACATCGCTCGAGATCCCAAATATCCCAGGGCCTATATAATGGCGATGGGGACTCATGCAAGGGGCTCGAGGGAATGGGCCAAGGCGATCGCCCCAATTAACCAACAATAATAGGAGAAGAGATGGAACCTCCCCTTCGAGACCGAGCGGATGAGCAAGCCCAGCGATAGATAGCCGATCGCCAAGGCGGCGGAGAAGCCCGCTAGGGCCTCTAAGGGGCCTATATCGGCGGCGGATGGCCGCCCCGCCTCCAATGCGAGGGCCCCGAGGATGGCGGGCATCATGAGGAGGAACGAGAACCTCACGGCCTCATTCCGCTCGATGCCCAATAGGAGGGCAGTGGCTATGGTGAGCCCGCTCCTGGAGGCGCCGGGGGCTATGGAAAGCCCTTGGGATAGGCCGATAAGGATCGCCTCCCTATGCCCGATCGCCTTACAGCCTTCGCCGCCGCGCCTTGAGGCGTAGAGGAGGGAGCCGGTCAATAGGAACGCGAGCCCAATGGCCCTCGGATCGGAGTACATCGCCTCGAAGGCGCCCCTAAGGGCTAAGCCCAAGAGGAGCGTTGGAACGTTCCCCACGAGCACCATCAGGCCCAGCTTGGCGGGAGGAGAACCCAAGTCCAGCTTCAGCCAGCTGCAAAAGATCGAGGCCAAATCGCCCCTGAACTTGGCCGCGGCGACGAGCAAAGTGGCCAAATGGAGGAGGGCATCGAAGGCCACGGGGGCGCCGAGGCCGAGGGAGATCTGGATCAAGGCGAGATGGCCCGAGCTGGAGATCGGGAGCCATTCCGCAACCCCTTGGATCGCCCCCAGCAATATCGCGGCCGCGGCCCTATCCATAAACCCCAGCTGGGCCTATGGGCCGCGCATAAAAAACATCCGCCCCAAGGCCAACGGCGGCCGCATGGGTTAGGTTAATTACCGCTTCGATGGAATCGAGGTGCGGTGATCTGGAATGGGAGAGATGGAGGAGCTAATAAGGGAGTATAAGAAGACCTCAGCCCTATTGGCCCAGAACAACCCGGAGGCGGCCGAGGCCTTCTCGGCCTTCTCGAAGGCCGTTACCAAGGACGGCGCGTTGAGCAGGAAGGTGAAGGAATTGATTGCCCTCGGGATCGCCATAGCCGTTAGATGCGAATATTGCATAGCGATCCACGCGCAACTCGCGATCAATGCCGGCGCCACCAAGGAGGAGATGCTGGAGGCGGCCGAGGTGGCGGTCCTCATGGGGGGAGGGCCCGCTAGGACCTACGTGACCGAGCTCAGGAAGGCCTTGGAGGAGTTCCAAAAGCAGGGCTGAATCGCGCTCGAGCATTCGCTCAATCATCGATTTTAAACCCGATGGGCATCGATCCGCCCTTTTCATTATGGCCCATGGGGGGCATCACCCCCGCTTCAGCCCTTTGGGGGGAGGGCTGAAAGCGAAATTCCCCGCGAGGGCCATCATGAAGGCGCTTTGAAGCCCCTCTCCCTTCGCCTCCCGATCGGAACAGCTCCCAGCACGGCAAACCCCAAGGCCGAGAGGGCGATCCCGCTCCCATAGAGCATTATTTGAAGCAACTCCATTATCATGGGCGTGAAGGTCTTCGAGAAATTCGTCGCCAAATATCTCCCGAAAGCGGTGCTCGTCGAGAATCCCATGAGCAGCATGGCGATCCCGGGGATCGCCAGCGCTAGGCCGAACTCCCTCCGAGGGATCTCCCCCCTTAGGGAATGGGCCCTCATCCCCTCCGGGACTATGCTCGGGAAGGAGATGGCAACGGCCCTTATGATCGGTGGAGCTATCAAAAGGACGAAGGGGAGCATCGTTATGAACCAGAAGATCGTCAAACCGATGGATAGCAGGGTCAAGGCCTCCATCGAAATCGGGAGGGCCTGCGCGTAAAGCGCCTTATAAGCGAATACATATAGGAAGGCCACGATCAGGTTTCCTATGGCCAAGGAGGCATTTGATGCCGCTATGAACCGCCTCCACGAGAACCCCCTCCGGACTATATGGCCGAATAGGAAGAAACCTATGAAGTTCCCGGGCACAGCGGCCAAGAGGCTGCCCATGTAAAGGCCCCCATGCTTCACTGAATCGCATATCAATGTTCCCATGGCCGCCCCGATCCCGCCGACCCAAGGCCCGAATATGGTGGCGAAGAGCGCCGGTATTACGACCGCCGGCCGGAACTGGCCCATGCCCCAAGGGGATTGGATGTAGGAGGTCGCATAGGAGCCGATGGCGTATAGCGCGGCGCAAAGCGCCGTGGAAACGGCCTTCAGCGAATTTGGCGGCCCCGGCTCCCTATTCATGAAGACACCCAACCCTCGAGGGCTTTGGTCTTTCTTAAAACTTCTCTATAGATTATTTCATCATCTTTATATAATTTAAAGAAGGGATCGATGGCTCATCCCGGCTCCAAGTAAAACTCTAATCGAGTGCTCGAGCCCTCGGTCGCATGGATCATGGCCCTCCCAAGGCAATAGCCGCGGGCGCTCACCGTCAGGGCCAAGGGCCCGGGCTCCGCATAAGAATCGAAGAATCCATCGAAGGTATAGGCCTGATGCTTGAAGCCCCCAGCCCCGATCGATTCGATCGATATGGCGGCCCAGCTGGCGGTCCTCGGCAATCCCTTCCAATTGAAGCCGTAGACCGAGCCCGATATATAGGCCCTCTCATCCAAAACGATCGTCAAGCTCGCACCGGATCCGAGATGGGCCCCCTCGATCCTAGCCCGATGCCTGAGCCCGAATGGGCCGAGGTGATTATAGGGCAAAAGGGCCGTTAGGTTCGTCAGATGGAGCTCCCCTTGCAAAAGGCCCGGGGCGGGCGGATGGAAGCCCGAGGGCCTATACCAATTCGTCAACTCGATCACCACGGTCCATCCGCCCCCATAGGATCCGGCCATCGGCGCGCGGGCCTTGCCCCAAACCCCTTGATCCGCTTGGAAGAGCATCGCCGCCCTCCTCCTCTCGCCCCCTAGGCTCGGGTCCACGTAACCGAATAGGCCCGCCAGCCTAAGGTATTCGACCCTCTTGGCGCCCGCCGGGATCGGCGGGACGGAGCATCCCGCAAAGGCCACCTTGGTGCCATCGGCGAAGAACCCGCATCCGGCCCCGAAGTATCCGCCTGGGTCGTTCGAGGTCGAGGCCGCCGCCACCAATATATCCCTATCATCGTAGATCCTTATCCGCATCGATGCATTGAAGGGGAGGGCCGCGAATACGCCCTCCCTCCTGAATAGGATCGTGAGGTTGAACTCCACGCCCCTCACCAGCTCCACGCCCACGTCCGATATGGAGCCCATCGAGGCGCTAACGATGCGCCCCCCGAGGTCCCCGAGCGCCGCGACCCCCTCTTGGACATATCCATAGGTCCAAGCGCTTATCGCATATTGGCCCGGGTAAAGGGCTAGGGATGATTTGAAGCCCCTCCCCCTATAGTAAGACTCCGAATATAGGAAGCCGAGCCTGAGCTGGGCTTGAAGGAATAGGTTCGTCCGCGAGCTAGGCTCAAGGGCGGGGATTGGTGGGGAGGGGAGATCCGGGCCCATTCGATCCACGAGGACCGATCCGTTTGTGATGAGCGCGGATGCTGAGGGGCCGAAGGCCCCCCTCCATCCCGGCCATGGGATCGTCGAATGGGCCGAATTGGTGATCGGCAGGCTCCAGGAGTTGGCGGAGGGATTCCAGAAATATATGACGTCGGCGAAGGCTCTCGAGGCCGCGTCGTATGCCAAGATGGCCACCCTTGAGGCGTTCCAAACCCAAGGCCTTTCAACGGCTGGCCTTTGGGAATCAAGGGATCTTATAGTCACGTTCAGACCCGCCCCCCTATACATGTGGAGGCTGGCTTGGGATACGGAGCCATACATGCCCGCTTGGGCTTGGAGCGGCTGATCCAAGGATTGGGGATCGGCGCCGGGGAATGCGGCCTGTATATAGCCGCGGGCATAGGCCCTGATCATATAGGGGCCCGGGTATAGGCCGTAATCCCTGATGCCCCGATACCTGAAGAGGGAATATTTGATGCCCCTTCTTGGGTCCAATGGGGACGTTGGGCCGGCCATCCCTAAGCCGTTCAACGTCACCGTTATCGATGAGGCGCTCGAGGGAACATGGGTGAAGTTGAAGGCCGCGAGGGAACCATCGTAGTCCAAGGCCTCCACCAAGATGAAGCGATGGGGATCCGGGCCGCCGATCGGGCTGTCCGAGGCCTCCCCCGGCCGATCGTGGAAATGGATCGTTACGTTGATGATGCCCGAGCGCCTTAGCGATATATGGACCGAGAGGTCGAATCCAAAGGCCCCCTCCGGGATCGTGAAGTAGGAATGCTTGAACCTCGTTCCGCTCGCATCGGTTTGAACATAGCCGTTGACGAAGGCTCTGACGAAGTAGTTCCCTGGCCCGAGGCCATCGATCCAAGTCGCGAACACTTGCGGGACCATGCCGCTAAGCCTCCTCGGGATCCCGAAGTAGCCCTTCGCCCCGAATTGGAACCTGAACTCGAACCGATCGGATCCCAAGCCCGTGATCGGATCCGGGGCCTCCCCAGGCCCAACCCACCACTTCTGGGCTGGGCCGACGCCGTTGAAGAGGCCGAAAGGATCCTTATGCGGCGGCGCGGCCGAGTAGGGGTTATAGCCCCCGGGCCCCTCCCATGGGAAGGCGATGGGCTTTGGGGAATTTGGGGGAGCTAGGCCGGAGGGCCCGAAGACCACATTCCCATGGACGTGGGGGATGTAGGGCGCGTGGGTCAAATTGATCGGGGATTGACAAACGGCGTTTCGCTCCGCGTAATGATCGCTATCGTATATGACCACGGTTATCGGCGATTGGGAGCTCCAAGGCATCGGGCCCATGGCCCCCTCCGAGCGCACGATCCCATACAGCTGGGGGCCCGGGCTCAAGTGGACATCGAGGCTGAGGGATTGTCCCCGATGGACCCTGACCCCCTCCGCGACCTTCTGCTCCGGGAAGCCGGCCGCGCTGGCGTAAATATCGTAAAGCCCTGGGGCCAAGCCCTCGAGCTCAAAGCGCCCTTGGGAGCTGGCGTTGAAATACGCCCTAGCCTCCACGGGCCTATCGGTGACCCTCCCGGATATCGGATCCTCGGCCAGCCCAACGGCCCTCACCCTCCCGGCGAGGCGGATTGGCTCGCCGTAGAGGCCCGGGGCCGCTCCCTTGCCATACCTGACGGTCCCATGAATTATCGCCGGATCGGGGTCGGCCTTGACGAGCACGACGGGCCAATTCTCGGCGGGCATGGCGGCCCTTATAGGGGCCGAGGCGGATTGGGAGGCGATCGGGTAGCGATCCCCGAGGAAGATCTTGAAGAAATACCTACCGGCGACAACCGGGGCCCTGATCTGGTTGATCCTTACGTAATACCACTCCCCCCAACCCCTTTCCGGCGTGAACTCCATCCCCCTCCCCGAAGCCTCTATCCTTATCACCCACCATCCCGGGCCGAAGGGATCCAGCTCATCCGCCTTGGAGACGAATATCCTCCCGTAATCATCGGTCAGGGTCGTGACTATGTTGGAGGAATCGCCCAGATCCCATCTTATGGCCCCAGTGGGCTCGAACCCGTCCTGGATCAACTCCCCCCCCTTGCCCACCACTGGGGCTGGCATATAGATGGTCAGGTTCCAATAGCGGAACACCGGGCTGGGGTTGGAGGGGTTCGCGAAGAAGGAGGGTTGAGAGAAGTTTATGGCTAGGATGAAATCGCCGATGCTATCCCAGCGCGGCCCCGATGCCATTATCGCCCCCTCCGGCGAATAGGAGCAGCCCCCCGCTTGGAAGGGGCGCTCGAAGGTCGCGAAGGGGGATTGATATCCGGGCGGGGGCAATGGCTCGCCCAAGTAAAGGCCTTGGCCGGCCCCGGGCCAAAGATGGGCCAATGGGCCCGGCACATGGGCCCGGCCGAAGGAGTTCCTCGGGTTTAGCTCGTGGTCGTCGGATCTGAGTAGGGGAGGGATCCCATCGTAGTGGCCCAGGGTGGTATGGGCCATCGATTGGGGGATCGATGCCGAAAGGAGGAGGGCTATCAGCCACGGGGCCCTCGCGAGCGCTCGGGCGATCCCCCTCACCCCCTTCCAGAGCCCGAAGGCTCACCCCCTCACTTCGAGGGGCGCTTCCGCCTCCGCCTCAAAACCAAGAGTGCCGCGAGGGCCGCGAGGCCCAAGAGCACGAGCGCCACCACGATCGGATAGAGCGATGGGAGAACCTCCACTTCGATCCCGATCGTATCGCTTAGGCTATATCTCCCATCCTGTATCCAGTCGAATTTGAGATTCATGGAATAGGTTTGCGGAACGGCCCTCCCATCTATGTCCAGCGTGAAGAAGGCCGTTCGGACATCGCCCGGGTTCATCGTGCCCATAACGTCCGTAAGGGTCCCGGAGAAGAAGTTCCCCGCCAATAGGCGGACCCGGACCGATTCGGCCTTGACGTTGGCAACATTCCTTACCCTAACCGCAATCGTCACGCCGGAGTCCCCGGCCCGGACCTTGGATGGCGATATCTCGAGGACCTCAAACCTCGCCTTCTCGGCAACCGTCAACTGTATCCGGCCTATTGGCGATGAGGGGCGGCTGGGGCTCAAGGCGTAGACCGGGAGGCTGTAATTCCCGGGCCCAGCCCCTTCATCGATGTCTATGAGGAAATTCGCCTCAACGATTTGCTGGGGTTGGAGGGTCCCCAAGAAGGCCCTATCGGAGGAGCTCGACGCCATCCTGAAGGGGCGCTCGATGCCGAGGCGCAGCTCCAAGTCCCTTATCCCGCCTTGGCCGGAGTTTATCACGAAGACCTTGATGGTCACTTGGGAATCGCCGGGGAAGATCTTGGCCGGAACCGTTAGGATCCTATGTATGCGCACGTCCCCGGCCCAGAGGGGAACGTCGATATGAACGGTCTTGGAAACGGTCCGCAGCTCCCTAGCGCTCCTATACCTCAGCTCAAGCCTAAGCCGATAAACGCCCTCCTCCGCGCCGGGGTCGATGCTTAGGATATATCTGAAGGTGAAGGACCCGCCTGGCGGGATGTCGCCCGCGCTTTGGGTCACGTTCTCCGCCTTTATCCATTCATCGCTGGAGCGATACCTATGCCGAAACGGCGACTCGAGCCATAGGATCCCCTCCACGTCCCGGGCGAAGTCGTCGCCGGCGTTCGCGACAACCACCGAAAGCGTAACGCCCTCATCCCCGGGCTTAACGATCATCGGCAAAGCCGGGTTCGATCCCCAATAAACGCTGGCGGGGACGAGGTTCGCCACCCCCAAGCCCTTGGCCTCGTGAGCCATCATCGGGAGCGCGGCCCATGCGATCGCCAAGACCGTGAGGAGGAGAGGCCATTTGAGCCTGATGCGAAGCCCTTCGCCCATGGGAATCACCTCGAAACGGATCTTACGAATATCGGGATGGCCGCCGAGAGCGTCAGTAGCGAGTATAGAGCGAGCACGATCAAATCGGGGGCTATGTGGTGGATCTGGGCGTTAAGGACTATTATCTTCCTCAGGGCATCCGCCGAGTAATATAGCGGGAGGGACTTCCCCACGGCCTGCAGCCACCAAGGCAGCTGCTCTATTGGGAAGACGACGTTCGATAGGAACGTCATGGGCATGTTTATCAGCATCAGGGAGGTCATGGCCGTTTCCTGCTCCCCAGCCACGGAGGTTATTATTATCCCTATCCCCGAGAAGCTCAGCACGGCCAAGAACATCGTCAGGACCATCAGGAGCGGGCTCCCGTATACCCTAACCCCGAAGAATAACACGGATACAGCGAGTATTATGAAGCTCTGTATAAGGCCCCTCACGGTCTGGGCCAAGACCTTGCTGACTACAACCGTATACCTCGGGACCGGGGAGACCATTATCCCATCCAAAGTCCCCTGCTCCTTCTCCCGCGATATGGTCGCCGCCAATCCGGAAAGGGTCCCCAAGGTGACCGTTAGCGCCATGAACCCAGGGGCTAGGAATTGGAAGGTCGTCGCGCTCCCCTTCACGAATGGCTTCCTCTCCAAGCCGATCGGCTCCAAGAGCGCCATCGGATCCGCGCCGGCCCCGAGCTCGGAGAGCTTGGACGCGGCCACCCCCTCCGATATGATCCT
Coding sequences within it:
- a CDS encoding ECF transporter S component, whose amino-acid sequence is MNREPGPPNSLKAVSTALCAALYAIGSYATSYIQSPWGMGQFRPAVVIPALFATIFGPWVGGIGAAMGTLICDSVKHGGLYMGSLLAAVPGNFIGFFLFGHIVRRGFSWRRFIAASNASLAIGNLIVAFLYVFAYKALYAQALPISMEALTLLSIGLTIFWFITMLPFVLLIAPPIIRAVAISFPSIVPEGMRAHSLRGEIPRREFGLALAIPGIAMLLMGFSTSTAFGRYLATNFSKTFTPMIMELLQIMLYGSGIALSALGFAVLGAVPIGRRRERGFKAPS
- a CDS encoding carboxypeptidase-like regulatory domain-containing protein produces the protein MRGIARALARAPWLIALLLSASIPQSMAHTTLGHYDGIPPLLRSDDHELNPRNSFGRAHVPGPLAHLWPGAGQGLYLGEPLPPPGYQSPFATFERPFQAGGCSYSPEGAIMASGPRWDSIGDFILAINFSQPSFFANPSNPSPVFRYWNLTIYMPAPVVGKGGELIQDGFEPTGAIRWDLGDSSNIVTTLTDDYGRIFVSKADELDPFGPGWWVIRIEASGRGMEFTPERGWGEWYYVRINQIRAPVVAGRYFFKIFLGDRYPIASQSASAPIRAAMPAENWPVVLVKADPDPAIIHGTVRYGKGAAPGLYGEPIRLAGRVRAVGLAEDPISGRVTDRPVEARAYFNASSQGRFELEGLAPGLYDIYASAAGFPEQKVAEGVRVHRGQSLSLDVHLSPGPQLYGIVRSEGAMGPMPWSSQSPITVVIYDSDHYAERNAVCQSPINLTHAPYIPHVHGNVVFGPSGLAPPNSPKPIAFPWEGPGGYNPYSAAPPHKDPFGLFNGVGPAQKWWVGPGEAPDPITGLGSDRFEFRFQFGAKGYFGIPRRLSGMVPQVFATWIDGLGPGNYFVRAFVNGYVQTDASGTRFKHSYFTIPEGAFGFDLSVHISLRRSGIINVTIHFHDRPGEASDSPIGGPDPHRFILVEALDYDGSLAAFNFTHVPSSASSITVTLNGLGMAGPTSPLDPRRGIKYSLFRYRGIRDYGLYPGPYMIRAYARGYIQAAFPGADPQSLDQPLQAQAGMYGSVSQASLHMYRGAGLNVTIRSLDSQRPAVERPWVWNASRVAILAYDAASRAFADVIYFWNPSANSWSLPITNSAHSTIPWPGWRGAFGPSASALITNGSVLVDRMGPDLPSPPIPALEPSSRTNLFLQAQLRLGFLYSESYYRGRGFKSSLALYPGQYAISAWTYGYVQEGVAALGDLGGRIVSASMGSISDVGVELVRGVEFNLTILFRREGVFAALPFNASMRIRIYDDRDILVAAASTSNDPGGYFGAGCGFFADGTKVAFAGCSVPPIPAGAKRVEYLRLAGLFGYVDPSLGGERRRAAMLFQADQGVWGKARAPMAGSYGGGWTVVIELTNWYRPSGFHPPAPGLLQGELHLTNLTALLPYNHLGPFGLRHRARIEGAHLGSGASLTIVLDERAYISGSVYGFNWKGLPRTASWAAISIESIGAGGFKHQAYTFDGFFDSYAEPGPLALTVSARGYCLGRAMIHATEGSSTRLEFYLEPG
- a CDS encoding ABC transporter permease, whose protein sequence is MDAKRIAYVTIVMAHKDLLDFWKAKMLVVAFTLFPIVMMAMFGYMFPSITSANPYAGKFSSPYGRLPIAIVNEDGGRASEEIADRFAQLASSTGLFEVKDFASLEAAKERMTEGRLKGVLVIPQGFTESLSSGRQATLTIIVDDTNPQAASSILGQATSLVRIISEGVAASKLSELGAGADPMALLEPIGLERKPFVKGSATTFQFLAPGFMALTVTLGTLSGLAATISREKEQGTLDGIMVSPVPRYTVVVSKVLAQTVRGLIQSFIILAVSVLFFGVRVYGSPLLMVLTMFLAVLSFSGIGIIITSVAGEQETAMTSLMLINMPMTFLSNVVFPIEQLPWWLQAVGKSLPLYYSADALRKIIVLNAQIHHIAPDLIVLALYSLLTLSAAIPIFVRSVSR